One genomic window of Pirellulales bacterium includes the following:
- a CDS encoding Gfo/Idh/MocA family oxidoreductase, which produces MPNPASPNRRDFLKTTSVAAAGASLVGSLGIARSAHASVDDTLRVGLIGCGGRGTGAASQALNADKNVKLVAMGDAFSDRLESSLRELRRGFEKKVDVTPERCFHGFDAYQGVLGAGVDVVILTTPPHFRPLHLKAAVAAGKHIFCEKPVAVDAGGVRSVLATAEEAKKKGVNLVSGLCWRYDPPKRATVERIHNGAIGDVTAIHSTYLTGTLWHHGRKPDWSDMEYQVRNWLYFTWLSGDHITEQHIHSLDKAVWVMHDEPPASAIGVGGRQVRTDEMFGNIYDHFAIVFEYANGTKVFSSCRQMADCKDDVSDHVIGTKGSAQLMQNSILGPNKWTYSGPSPNMYQVEHNELFAAIRAGRRIDNSLYMARSTMMAIMGRMAAYTGQKISWEEAMASKEDLAPPKYEWGPLPVAPVAMPGKTKFA; this is translated from the coding sequence ATGCCGAATCCAGCCTCGCCCAATCGCCGCGATTTTTTGAAAACCACGAGCGTCGCAGCCGCCGGGGCTTCGCTCGTTGGCTCGCTCGGCATTGCCCGTAGCGCGCACGCCTCGGTCGACGATACGCTACGAGTCGGCCTGATCGGCTGCGGCGGCCGCGGCACCGGCGCGGCGTCGCAAGCGCTAAATGCCGACAAGAATGTGAAACTGGTGGCGATGGGGGATGCGTTTTCCGACCGGCTGGAATCGAGCCTCCGCGAATTGCGGCGCGGTTTCGAAAAGAAGGTCGACGTGACGCCGGAGCGGTGTTTTCACGGCTTCGATGCCTACCAGGGCGTGCTCGGGGCGGGCGTCGATGTCGTGATCCTCACCACGCCGCCGCATTTTCGCCCGCTGCATCTCAAGGCAGCCGTTGCAGCGGGCAAGCATATCTTTTGCGAAAAGCCCGTGGCCGTCGATGCCGGCGGGGTGCGCAGCGTTTTGGCAACGGCCGAGGAGGCCAAGAAAAAAGGCGTCAATCTCGTTTCCGGTTTGTGCTGGCGCTACGATCCGCCGAAGCGGGCGACCGTCGAGCGCATCCACAACGGTGCGATCGGCGATGTCACCGCGATTCATTCGACCTATTTGACCGGCACGCTCTGGCATCACGGCCGCAAGCCCGACTGGAGCGACATGGAATATCAGGTGCGCAATTGGCTCTATTTCACGTGGCTCTCAGGCGACCACATCACCGAACAGCACATCCACAGCCTCGACAAAGCGGTTTGGGTGATGCACGACGAGCCGCCGGCTAGCGCGATCGGCGTCGGCGGCCGGCAAGTGCGCACGGATGAAATGTTCGGTAACATTTACGACCATTTCGCGATCGTCTTCGAATACGCCAATGGGACGAAGGTGTTTTCGAGTTGCCGGCAAATGGCCGATTGCAAAGACGACGTGAGCGATCACGTCATCGGCACGAAGGGCTCGGCTCAATTGATGCAAAATTCGATTCTCGGTCCGAACAAATGGACGTATTCCGGTCCGAGCCCGAACATGTATCAAGTCGAGCATAACGAATTGTTTGCGGCGATCCGTGCCGGCCGGCGAATCGACAACAGCCTCTACATGGCCCGCAGCACGATGATGGCAATCATGGGCCGGATGGCCGCTTATACGGGCCAGAAGATCTCGTGGGAAGAGGCAATGGCGAGCAAGGAAGACCTGGCGCCGCCAAAATATGAATGGGGCCCGCTGCCGGTCGCCCCAGTGGCCATGCCGGGCAAGACGAAGTTTGCCTGA
- a CDS encoding DUF1570 domain-containing protein, with the protein MRLARFHFVLAAILLAALAPVANGNAAGDDQVTFLRDKSQQTIGGKLLVTAQDGGLMLLSPDGMLWNIEPNEIVSHTHDNQAFAPLSAAEAGKRVQAELPGFQVLATAHYVICYGTSRVYAQWVGALYERLYNAFATYWPSHGVKLHDPELPLVVLVFPDQESYAAHAKAEIGEATKSIIGFYSLRSNRVTMYDLTGVEAVRRLGGHRGSAGEINQLLAQPEAAAMVATIIHEATHQLAFNRGLQARFADVPLWVSEGIALYFETPDLHNSRGWQTVGAVNRPRLDRFRQYLRERPTKSLESLMINDHRFRDARQALDAYAEAWALTYFLVHQKPKQYTEFVETMAAKKALFTVTPEQRLAEFKLAFGNDLGRLDTEFVKYMQRMR; encoded by the coding sequence ATGCGTCTAGCACGATTCCATTTTGTGCTCGCGGCGATCCTTCTTGCGGCACTTGCGCCGGTTGCAAATGGGAATGCGGCGGGCGACGACCAAGTGACTTTCCTGCGCGATAAATCGCAGCAAACCATCGGCGGAAAGCTTCTGGTCACTGCGCAGGACGGCGGGCTGATGCTCCTGTCGCCCGACGGAATGCTCTGGAACATCGAGCCGAACGAAATCGTCAGCCACACGCACGACAATCAGGCGTTTGCTCCGCTGTCCGCCGCCGAGGCGGGCAAGCGCGTGCAAGCCGAACTGCCCGGCTTCCAGGTTCTTGCAACGGCCCACTACGTCATCTGCTACGGCACGAGCCGGGTGTATGCCCAGTGGGTCGGGGCGCTTTACGAACGACTTTACAACGCTTTTGCGACCTATTGGCCGAGCCACGGCGTCAAGCTGCATGATCCGGAATTGCCGCTGGTGGTGCTCGTTTTTCCCGACCAGGAATCGTATGCCGCGCACGCCAAGGCGGAGATCGGCGAGGCGACGAAATCGATCATCGGCTTCTACAGCCTGCGCAGCAACCGAGTGACGATGTACGATCTGACCGGTGTCGAAGCGGTGCGCCGGCTCGGCGGCCACCGCGGTTCGGCCGGCGAAATCAATCAGCTCCTTGCCCAGCCCGAGGCCGCGGCGATGGTGGCCACGATCATCCACGAAGCGACGCACCAATTGGCGTTCAATCGCGGTCTGCAAGCGCGGTTTGCCGATGTGCCGCTGTGGGTCAGCGAGGGAATCGCGCTCTATTTCGAAACGCCCGATCTGCACAATTCACGCGGCTGGCAAACCGTCGGCGCGGTGAATCGCCCCCGGCTGGATCGGTTTCGCCAGTATTTACGCGAGCGGCCGACCAAGTCGTTGGAATCGCTGATGATAAACGACCATCGCTTTCGCGACGCGCGCCAAGCCCTTGATGCCTATGCGGAAGCTTGGGCGCTGACGTATTTCCTGGTCCACCAAAAACCGAAGCAGTATACGGAATTCGTGGAAACGATGGCGGCCAAGAAGGCGCTGTTCACGGTAACGCCGGAGCAACGGCTCGCCGAGTTCAAACTCGCCTTCGGCAACGATCTGGGCCGCCTCGATACCGAGTTCGTGAAATATATGCAGCGGATGCGATAG
- a CDS encoding sugar phosphate isomerase/epimerase has translation MTRPITLFTGQWADLSFEDMVRKASDFGYRGLELACWGDHFEVDKALADDGYCAAKRDLLERYDLEVHAISNHLVGQAVLDPIDERHKSILPPYVWGDGDPAGVNARAIEEMKNTARAAQKLGVSIVNGFTGSSIWHLNYSFPPVPQKMIEAGFELLAERWNPILDVFGQCGVKFALEVHPTEIAFDLYSAERSLAALDRREEFGFNFDPSHLLWQGVDPVEFIRAFPDRIYHVHVKDAIVTLNGKSGILGSHLNFGDPRRGWDFRSPGRGGVEFEEIIRALNQIGYDGPLSVEWEDVGMDREHGAREACEFVQRLDFTPSNVQFDAAFAE, from the coding sequence ATGACTCGCCCTATCACCTTGTTTACCGGCCAATGGGCCGATCTGTCGTTTGAAGACATGGTTCGCAAGGCAAGCGATTTTGGATATCGCGGCCTGGAATTGGCCTGCTGGGGCGATCACTTCGAAGTCGACAAAGCATTGGCCGACGACGGCTATTGCGCCGCCAAGCGCGATCTATTGGAGCGCTACGACTTGGAGGTGCATGCGATTAGCAACCACTTGGTCGGTCAGGCGGTGCTCGATCCGATCGACGAGCGGCACAAGTCGATTTTGCCCCCTTACGTCTGGGGCGATGGCGATCCGGCGGGCGTGAATGCCCGAGCCATCGAAGAAATGAAAAACACGGCCCGAGCCGCCCAGAAGCTCGGCGTGAGCATCGTCAACGGCTTCACGGGCTCGAGCATCTGGCACCTCAACTATTCCTTCCCGCCGGTGCCGCAGAAAATGATTGAGGCGGGTTTCGAGCTGCTCGCCGAGCGCTGGAACCCGATTCTCGACGTGTTCGGCCAGTGCGGCGTAAAGTTCGCCCTCGAAGTGCATCCGACGGAAATCGCGTTCGATCTCTACTCGGCCGAGCGGTCTTTGGCGGCCCTCGATCGTCGCGAGGAATTCGGCTTCAATTTCGATCCAAGCCATTTGCTATGGCAAGGCGTCGATCCGGTCGAGTTCATCCGCGCATTCCCCGATCGGATTTATCACGTGCACGTGAAAGACGCGATCGTGACGCTCAACGGAAAGAGCGGCATTTTGGGAAGCCATCTGAATTTCGGCGATCCGAGGCGCGGTTGGGACTTCCGTTCGCCCGGCCGCGGCGGCGTCGAATTCGAAGAGATCATTCGCGCTTTGAACCAGATCGGCTACGACGGACCGTTGTCGGTCGAATGGGAAGATGTCGGCATGGACCGCGAGCACGGCGCCCGCGAGGCCTGCGAATTCGTGCAGCGGCTCGACTTCACCCCGAGCAACGTCCAATTCGACGCCGCATTTGCGGAATAG
- a CDS encoding thiamine pyrophosphate-dependent enzyme, which translates to MQTSTSVPARRQMPLVAALQVVQRLRTDEIVVTTMGTAREWPRLSHHPLDLHYLPSSMGQSPTVALGLAIAQPAREVIAFTGDGSLLMNLGCLVTIVAAGAKNLTLIVIDNGVYEVTGGQRTAAAIAGVDFAAMARGAGFASVEHFDDLAVWQEQATAVLKRPGPGCIVLAAEPVRGDYFLNVPGPIGPRLEKLRAALSAPLR; encoded by the coding sequence ATGCAAACTTCGACCTCTGTCCCCGCTCGCCGCCAAATGCCACTGGTCGCCGCGCTGCAAGTTGTGCAGCGTCTGCGAACCGACGAGATTGTCGTCACGACGATGGGCACGGCTCGCGAATGGCCGCGGCTCTCGCACCATCCGTTGGATTTGCACTATCTCCCCTCGTCGATGGGCCAGTCGCCGACGGTTGCACTCGGACTGGCCATTGCCCAGCCGGCCCGCGAGGTGATTGCTTTCACCGGCGATGGATCACTGTTGATGAACCTCGGTTGCCTGGTGACGATCGTTGCCGCGGGAGCAAAGAACCTGACGTTGATTGTGATCGACAATGGCGTTTATGAGGTGACCGGCGGACAGCGGACGGCCGCCGCAATTGCCGGCGTCGATTTCGCCGCGATGGCCCGAGGAGCGGGGTTTGCGAGCGTCGAGCACTTCGATGATCTGGCCGTCTGGCAGGAGCAAGCGACAGCGGTTCTCAAGCGCCCCGGCCCGGGCTGCATCGTGCTTGCTGCGGAGCCGGTCCGCGGCGACTATTTTCTCAATGTCCCCGGGCCGATTGGCCCTCGGCTAGAAAAGCTCCGCGCGGCGCTGAGCGCGCCGCTTCGCTAG
- a CDS encoding aminotransferase class V-fold PLP-dependent enzyme — MQLPVYMDNHSTTRVDPRVVAAMLPYFSEQYGNAGSTSHSFGWEAKEAVDRARQAIAAAIGAQPREIVFTSGATESDNLAIRGVAQRNRCKGNHLISVATEHKAVLDTLGHLARHDFETTLLPVEPGSSARPGLISAEQVAGAIRDDTILVSVMLANNEIGAIQPIAEIGAVCRASGVPLHCDATQAVGRIPVDVEALQVDLLSFSAHKIYGPKGIGALYVRRRPPLRLESQIDGGGQEHGLRSGTLNVPGIVGFAAAVELALAEMPTEAVRLAALRDRLFAGLQRELSGVALNGPALDRPGLRLPNNLNVSLAYVDGEALLLSMKDLAVSSGSACTSANPEPSHVLRALALDDDLTRASLRFGLGRYNTDEEIDFAVRTVVESVVRLRQMSSLA; from the coding sequence ATGCAATTGCCTGTCTACATGGACAACCATTCCACGACCCGGGTCGATCCGCGGGTAGTGGCGGCGATGTTGCCCTATTTCAGCGAGCAGTATGGCAATGCCGGCAGCACCAGCCACAGCTTCGGCTGGGAGGCAAAAGAGGCCGTCGATCGGGCTCGCCAGGCGATCGCGGCCGCCATCGGGGCTCAGCCGCGCGAAATTGTCTTCACCAGTGGCGCCACGGAAAGCGACAATCTGGCAATTCGCGGCGTGGCCCAGCGAAATCGTTGCAAGGGAAACCACCTTATCAGTGTCGCCACCGAACACAAAGCGGTGCTCGACACGCTCGGGCATTTGGCGCGGCACGACTTCGAGACGACGCTCTTGCCGGTCGAACCGGGCAGCAGCGCTCGCCCCGGATTGATCTCGGCCGAGCAAGTGGCCGGCGCGATTCGCGACGATACGATCCTCGTGTCGGTGATGCTTGCGAACAACGAAATCGGGGCGATTCAGCCGATTGCCGAGATCGGGGCCGTCTGCCGCGCATCGGGCGTGCCTCTGCATTGCGACGCCACGCAGGCGGTCGGGCGAATTCCGGTCGATGTCGAAGCGTTGCAGGTCGACCTGTTGAGTTTCTCGGCGCATAAGATTTACGGGCCGAAGGGGATCGGAGCGTTGTACGTTCGCCGCCGGCCGCCGCTGCGGCTTGAATCGCAAATCGACGGCGGCGGGCAAGAACACGGCTTGCGCAGCGGAACGCTCAATGTGCCGGGGATTGTCGGCTTCGCGGCGGCGGTTGAACTTGCGTTGGCCGAGATGCCGACCGAAGCGGTTCGTCTGGCCGCGTTGCGCGATCGGCTATTCGCGGGGCTGCAGCGCGAACTGAGCGGCGTGGCGTTAAATGGCCCTGCCCTCGACCGGCCTGGGCTGCGGTTGCCGAACAATCTGAATGTCTCGTTGGCCTATGTCGATGGCGAGGCACTGTTGTTGAGCATGAAGGATCTGGCCGTCAGTTCTGGCAGCGCTTGCACCTCAGCCAACCCCGAGCCGAGCCATGTGCTGCGAGCTCTGGCGCTCGACGACGATCTCACTCGTGCCAGCTTGCGTTTCGGCCTTGGCCGGTACAACACCGATGAAGAAATCGACTTTGCTGTGCGCACGGTGGTTGAATCGGTGGTCCGATTGCGGCAGATGAGTAGTTTGGCGTAA
- a CDS encoding iron-sulfur cluster assembly accessory protein: MSVMLTERAAKEVQKIVADQKMPAETMLRIGVAGGGCSGFQYALGFDDKFDAKEDAKKDCFGVTVVVDKKSDLYLDGTTVDFFEDISRRGFTFDNPNAQKSCGCGSSFHA; encoded by the coding sequence ATGTCAGTGATGCTAACCGAACGGGCCGCGAAGGAAGTTCAGAAGATCGTTGCAGACCAGAAGATGCCGGCCGAGACGATGCTCCGCATCGGCGTGGCGGGCGGCGGTTGCAGCGGATTCCAATACGCCCTCGGCTTCGACGACAAGTTCGACGCCAAGGAAGATGCAAAAAAGGACTGCTTCGGCGTCACGGTGGTCGTCGACAAGAAGAGCGACCTCTACCTCGACGGCACGACGGTCGACTTTTTCGAAGACATCAGCCGGCGCGGTTTCACGTTCGACAATCCGAACGCACAAAAGAGCTGCGGCTGCGGCAGTTCGTTCCACGCGTAA
- a CDS encoding phosphoglycerate dehydrogenase, with protein MPRILITSPILQHAPGPYRDLLETAGMEVVYLPQGAKLFEPASLIRLLDGIDGTLATVEPYSREVIAATRLRAIARHGVGYDAIDVAAATDHGVAVVIAAGTNHDCVAEQTVALLLAVFRGVPARDRSMRARKWERSRLLPRLAGRTLGIVGLGRIGRALAPRAIGLGLNVIAHDPVAEAASTAKLGVRLVPLDTLLATADIVSLHCPVTPQTALMINAQSLERMKAGSVLLNTSRGGLVDETALVAALKSGHLFGAGLDVFQQEPPQPDNPMLDLENVVLCPHMAGLDDESVVAMATRAAEGLVALYQNRWPEGCVVNNEIRPRWKW; from the coding sequence ATGCCTCGCATCCTAATCACCTCGCCGATTCTTCAACACGCGCCGGGGCCCTATCGCGATCTGCTCGAAACGGCTGGGATGGAGGTCGTTTATCTTCCCCAGGGCGCGAAGCTATTCGAGCCGGCGTCACTGATCCGCTTGCTGGATGGCATCGACGGAACGCTCGCCACGGTCGAACCATATTCGCGCGAAGTGATCGCCGCGACGCGCCTGCGCGCAATTGCCCGGCACGGAGTCGGCTACGATGCGATCGATGTCGCGGCGGCGACGGATCATGGTGTCGCGGTGGTGATTGCCGCGGGCACGAATCACGATTGCGTTGCCGAGCAAACGGTCGCATTGCTGCTGGCCGTGTTTCGCGGCGTGCCGGCTCGCGATCGATCGATGCGGGCTCGCAAATGGGAACGAAGCCGGCTCTTGCCCCGCCTGGCCGGTCGAACGCTTGGCATCGTCGGCCTTGGGCGAATCGGCCGGGCTCTCGCGCCGCGCGCCATCGGGCTGGGATTGAACGTGATCGCGCACGATCCAGTTGCTGAGGCTGCGTCGACCGCAAAATTGGGTGTGCGCCTCGTGCCGCTCGACACGCTATTGGCCACGGCCGACATCGTCAGCCTGCATTGCCCCGTCACGCCGCAGACGGCGCTCATGATCAACGCCCAGTCGCTCGAGCGAATGAAGGCCGGCTCGGTGCTTTTGAACACATCGCGCGGTGGGCTGGTCGACGAAACGGCCCTTGTGGCGGCGTTGAAAAGCGGCCATCTATTCGGGGCTGGGCTCGATGTGTTTCAACAGGAACCGCCGCAGCCCGATAACCCGATGCTCGATCTTGAAAACGTCGTGCTTTGCCCGCACATGGCCGGGCTAGACGACGAGTCGGTCGTGGCGATGGCCACTCGGGCGGCCGAAGGCTTGGTCGCGCTCTACCAAAACCGATGGCCCGAAGGCTGCGTGGTGAACAACGAAATCCGGCCACGCTGGAAATGGTGA